TGGCCGCTACGAGCGGATGCGCCGCCTGCCCCTCGAGGACGGGAACCCGCACGACCCGACGCTGCCGCTAGGAGAAGAGCCGTGAGCGCGAGCGAGTCGCAGACGCCTGCCCCGATCGATGAGAACCGGCTGCTCGGGCACGCCTACGATGGGATCGAGGAGTACGACAACCCGCTGCCCGGCTGGTGGGTCTGGCTCTTCATCGCCAGCATCGTCTTCGCGCTCGGCTACTGGGTCTTCTATCACGGTGGGGGCCCTGGGCAGTCCGAGACGGCGGGTTATGCCGAGGACATGGCGGCCTTCAACGAGCAGCAGGCGAAGTTGGCGGCGCGGGCCGGCAAGGTCGACGAGGCGCTGCTGGCGCGGCTCGCCCGCGACCCCGCGGCGATCGCTGAGAGCAAAGTGCTCTTCCTCGCGAAGTGCATGCCCTGTCATGGCACCCACGGCGAGGGGAAGATCGGCCCCAACCTCACCGACCTGCATCAGCTGCACGGCAGCGGGCGCGTCGACCTCTACCAGACGATCCGCGACGGCGTGGTGGCCAAGGGCATGATCGCCTGGGGCAAGCTGCTGCAGCCGGCCGAGCTGTTGAAGCTCACGGCCTACGTCGCGACGCTGCGCGGGACCTTCGCCGCAGACGGCAAGGCGCCGCAGGGCGACGCGGTGACGGCCTTCAGTAATCAGTGACTGAAAGGAGAGCGATGCTCGACGGGGCATCGAAGCCCCCCGGCCCATGACCAGCAAGGAACACCCCAACGCCCCCGTCCTCTCGACGCTGAACCGGGATGGCTCGCGTCGCCAGGTGCGACCGAAGCTCTCTCGGGGCCGCTTCCAGCGGCGCCGCGCGTTCGTCGGCTACGCGTTGATCGCGCTCTTCACCGCGAGCCCCTACCTGCGCCTGCACGGCCGGCCGCTGGTGCTATTGGATCTGCCGCGCCGCGAATTCACGCTCTTCGGCACGACCTTCCTGCCAACCGATTCGATGCTGCTGATGCTGCTCTTGGTCAGCATCGTCGTCAGCATCTTCCTGCTGACGGCGCTCCTCGGCCGCGTCTGGTGCGGCTGGGCCTGCCCGCAGACCGTCTACTTGGAGCTGATCTACCGCCCGATCGAGCGCTTCTTCGAGGGTAGCCCGCGGCAGCAGCGCGCGCTCGACCGTGGCCTGCCCAGTCGCCGGCGCTTGCTGAAGAACGTCGTCTTCCTCCTGCTTTCGGCCTTTCTCGCCCACACCTTCCTGGCGTACTTCGTCGGTGTCGAGCGCCTCCTGCTGTGGGTGCGGCGCTCGCCCTTCGAGCATCCGGCGGCCTTCTTGGTGATGGCGGTGACCACCGCGCTCATGTTTCTCGACTTCGCCTGGTTTCGCGAGCAGACCTGCATCGTCGCCTGTCCCTACGGGCGGCTGCAGTCGGTCCTGCTCGATCGGCAGTCGATGATCGTGGGCTATGATCTTCGCCGCGGCGAACCGCGCGGCAAGTTGAGGCGCGCAGCGGCCGCGCCGATCGTCGGGACCCCAGGCGACGCCGGGGCCGGAGACTGCATCGATTGCCGCGCCTGCGTGCAAACCTGCCCGACCGGCATCGACATCCGTGAGGGGCTGCAGCTGGAGTGCGTCGGCTGCACGCAGTGCATCGACGCCTGCGACGCGATCATGACCCGCGTGGGCAAGCCGCGCGGCCTGATTCGTTACACCTCGCAGGACGAGCTCGCGGGCCGCACGCGCCGGCTCCTGCGGCCGCGCGTCGTGATCTACCCAACGGTCCTCGCGCTGGTGGTGGGCTTGCTGGCGTTGGCGCTCGCGCGACGCCAACCGGCGGATCTCACGCTGCTACGTGCGGGTGGTCGGCCCTTCGCGTTGCTCGATGGCCCCGACGGGCGTCCTGGCGCCAGCGTCTCGAATCAGCTCCTCTTGAAGATCGTCAATCGCACGGAGCGGCCGCGGCGCTACACGATCACGCTGCTCGATGCGGCGACCGCCGAGCTGGTGGCGCCGGAGAACCCACTGGCGGTGGACGCGGGCAAGACGGGCACGATGATGGCCTTTGTCCTGGCGCCGCGCGCGCTCTTCGCCGCCGGTCCGCACGCCTTGCGGCTGCGGGTCAGCGACGGCGCAGGCTTCGTGCGAGAGCTACCCTACGCACTGCTCGGGCCGCGGGCTGCGGGCGGCGCGGCTGCGGCTGGAGCGCCACGATGAAGCGCGGTTGGCAGTGGCCGTGGATCGTCGTCGGGCTGCTGACGGCGAACGCATTGGCCGTGCTGCTCTTGATCGTCGCTGCAAGCGGTGACCCGTCGCATGCCGTCGAGCCGGACTACTACGGCAAGAGCCTGGCCTGGGATACGGAGCAGGCGAAGGCGCGCGCGGCGGAGCGCTTCGGCTGGCGGCTCGCGCTCGCGGTCGTGCCCGCCCGCCAAGCGGGCCACCGCCGCGTCGAGGTCCGGCTGGCCGATCGCCGGGGCCGCGCGCTCGCAGGTGCACGGCTGCGGCTCGAGGCGCGCCACCTCGCGCGGGCCAACGAGGTGTTGCGGAGCGCGCTGACGGCCCGTGACGGGGTTTCCTACGTCGCGACGCTGCCGCTGCGGCGCCGTGGGCTCTGGGAGCTGCGCTTGCTCGTCGAGCAGGGCGATCGGCGGCTGACGCGCCGCTTCCTGCGCGAGCTGGACACGCTGGAGCCGTCCGGGGCAGCCGCGGGCGCGGGACTCCCGCGGACAGGAGGAGAGGGATGATTGCGCTCGTGACGACGCTGGCGACGGTGGTCGGAGCCAGTCTCGTCGGTAGCCTGCACTGCGTGGGTATGTGCGGCGGCTTCGTGGCCTTCTACGCGGGCAGCGCCGCCGCAGGCACGACGCCCTGGTTGGCACACGCCGCCTACAACGGCGGCCGGCTCATGACCTATCTCCTGCTCGGGGCCGCCGGCGGCGCGCTTGGCGCGGCCGTCGACTTGGCAGGGGCAGGCTTCGATCTGCCCAGGCTCGCCGGCGCCGTGGCTGGCGTGGTGATGCTGCTTTGGGGCCTCGCGATGCTCGGCACGCTGCTCGGCGCGCGCTGGCCCGCGCTCGGATTGGCTCGGCGTCTCACCGCGCGCTTGCAGCCGCTGGTGCGCCAGCTTGGGCAGCGCTCGCCGGTGGTGCGCGCGCTGCTCCTCGGGACCCTGACGACGCTGTTGCCCTGCGGCTGGCTCTACGCCTTCGTCGTCGCCGCCGCGGGGACCGGAAGCGCCTGGCGTGGGGCGGCGCTGATGGCGGCCTTCTGGTTGGGTACCGTGCCGGCGCTGCTCGGCCTCGGGCTCGGCGTACGTCCGCTCGCCCGGCGGCTCGGCCGTGTGCTGCCCGTGCTCACCGCGCTGGCAGTGCTTGCGCTGGGCGCGCTCGCGTTGGCTGGCCGGCTGCATGCGCCCCATGCCCGTGGCGCCAAGATGCAGCGCGAGGCCTCCTGCCCCTGTCAAAGGCGCTGAGCGGAGTCCGCGGCGCAGGGTCCGCGCCGCGCTAGCCACCG
The Pseudomonadota bacterium DNA segment above includes these coding regions:
- a CDS encoding c-type cytochrome, translating into MSASESQTPAPIDENRLLGHAYDGIEEYDNPLPGWWVWLFIASIVFALGYWVFYHGGGPGQSETAGYAEDMAAFNEQQAKLAARAGKVDEALLARLARDPAAIAESKVLFLAKCMPCHGTHGEGKIGPNLTDLHQLHGSGRVDLYQTIRDGVVAKGMIAWGKLLQPAELLKLTAYVATLRGTFAADGKAPQGDAVTAFSNQ
- the ccoG gene encoding cytochrome c oxidase accessory protein CcoG, with product MTSKEHPNAPVLSTLNRDGSRRQVRPKLSRGRFQRRRAFVGYALIALFTASPYLRLHGRPLVLLDLPRREFTLFGTTFLPTDSMLLMLLLVSIVVSIFLLTALLGRVWCGWACPQTVYLELIYRPIERFFEGSPRQQRALDRGLPSRRRLLKNVVFLLLSAFLAHTFLAYFVGVERLLLWVRRSPFEHPAAFLVMAVTTALMFLDFAWFREQTCIVACPYGRLQSVLLDRQSMIVGYDLRRGEPRGKLRRAAAAPIVGTPGDAGAGDCIDCRACVQTCPTGIDIREGLQLECVGCTQCIDACDAIMTRVGKPRGLIRYTSQDELAGRTRRLLRPRVVIYPTVLALVVGLLALALARRQPADLTLLRAGGRPFALLDGPDGRPGASVSNQLLLKIVNRTERPRRYTITLLDAATAELVAPENPLAVDAGKTGTMMAFVLAPRALFAAGPHALRLRVSDGAGFVRELPYALLGPRAAGGAAAAGAPR
- a CDS encoding FixH family protein, which gives rise to MKRGWQWPWIVVGLLTANALAVLLLIVAASGDPSHAVEPDYYGKSLAWDTEQAKARAAERFGWRLALAVVPARQAGHRRVEVRLADRRGRALAGARLRLEARHLARANEVLRSALTARDGVSYVATLPLRRRGLWELRLLVEQGDRRLTRRFLRELDTLEPSGAAAGAGLPRTGGEG
- a CDS encoding sulfite exporter TauE/SafE family protein — protein: MIALVTTLATVVGASLVGSLHCVGMCGGFVAFYAGSAAAGTTPWLAHAAYNGGRLMTYLLLGAAGGALGAAVDLAGAGFDLPRLAGAVAGVVMLLWGLAMLGTLLGARWPALGLARRLTARLQPLVRQLGQRSPVVRALLLGTLTTLLPCGWLYAFVVAAAGTGSAWRGAALMAAFWLGTVPALLGLGLGVRPLARRLGRVLPVLTALAVLALGALALAGRLHAPHARGAKMQREASCPCQRR